ctaaaacaatctcaaaatataataaaatcatcttacaacaacagtgtatcgaaactgagttcacagtacgactcagtcgacttaaataatacataaccaattTATACCtcaatattaaaacaaatggaaatgtaaaatttgctcaatcctcacaacaaacagAAGtgagaaatcttcagagtaagccccTTCGAATATGCTAATCCccacatgcagaactatcccctacactatcgaattggtgcaccgagattgtaaacacaaacccgataagcttttcagcttgtatgagtaaaccaacaatataacatacatcacaaacaaaggaaaataacagataacatttaaagataagcgtactcatgagacactggatGACCCATCTGGTTctttaataatatataaaaatatgcgtgctcatgagacattgagcaacccatctgtttacccaatatcatttaaaacacatgtactcatgagacctaggtactcatctgttatccctcatgcagtacaccgacatacactgggcaacccatatgttacccaatatcactcaaaacatgggtactcatgagacccaggcaacccttctgttacccctcatgcagtacaccgacatacaaactagagctctaattgaTCGTAActgacacccggccaaggcttgattccgattactgccaacaacgtctgaagaccagaaaacgttttaacaagactcaatgttaaaaccacgtacaatataaaaatcaacacatgtttattgtactacaaccagatgactcttgcacaaaaatataaatatagtcaccacaatataatctcatttggaaatataaACCGTtgcattatataatatagtaacccatatatatgtatcgtatttaccatttttgtacacatacacaacccactatattatataaatgtcaccgttcaatctttttaagaaatcataaatatgAATCACCGTCAaaggtagacttgtcatagtgagatttactcactttatttCTTGCGTgtaacttccacgacaccaagagcgattccctcactcgtttcgtcgatcacctaataacatgataaaatacttagaaaacgatacgtaaaatctcaAGTGCCAATTCAGTACGATTGAACAATGTTCATGAAACACATTCATAAAATTaatgttcacgcgccaccatCCGGCAGCCGTGCGTtgcgctcacgcgccgcctaaacaGGCACGCGTGACCTCACACGCAGCCCCCAAAACCCCACAAAATCTCCTCATACACCGTTCTAGGTTGATAGCTTAGCCCCTGCCGCCCTGACctcctcccacgcgccgccacagacgGCGGCACgcgcaccaccaccacctccacccAAAACTCCTCAATTTAACAAACTCCCAACATGAAAAATGTAGATCACAAGGAAAGAGATATAACCATACCTTTAGTTCGTCCCAAGTCGGCTGGAAACCGCCGGCGCAAGATCCTGAATCGGGGAGAGAAGATTGGAGCTGAAGCGGCTCGATTCGAGCTGCACCGCCGGTGGAATCGCGCCTAGGAAGAGGAAGGAGGACTCGCCGTCACAACCTTGAGCCCCTGCGTCGCCGTCGCCGTTGATTTTTCCGGAGCTGCTACACCGTTTCCTCGGTGGCGACGTGTCACGACACGGGGTGGTTCGCCGCTACAATGGGTCGAAACGTCTCGGCAGTGCGATTCCAacgacaccggcggtgtcgtgCACGGTGGTCGGAGGAACGAGATCGCCGGTGGTGAAGGCGGCGGAGAAAAGTCGAtcggggagaggagagagaagatCGGgggaaaaatctgatttttttggaaagtttccaaaaaaGTCCTTTTATAgccttccaaaatcagaaaccaacTTCCGTTGATAATAATATTCACCTACGACATTCGATTTAGGTGTGCtgcgtgtccacgaactcgtatcgacaagttatacaacttttgtgaagaaagtttttagagacgagtgacggaataaaagtcaactctcgtatgatagaaaacgtaacgtttttcaatttaaatttctgaGATCAGTTTCGTTTCGCCTGACATTGACGAGAAAGCgaaaaatgtgatttttaCTCAAATTCCAAGTTTAATAATCTATAAGAATTATAcgaattaaaataaaatattaaagttaattaaaataaaatatttttgcaATTTTCCACAATCTAACTaaagttaattaaaataaaatatttttgcaattttcttattttctaaaaattctGATTGATACACATGAATTTTGGGCTACAGAAGTTGCAGAGTCGACGGGACTTGCTAACACTAACTTACCATGAATTAAGCGTTGATTGCTGCCTTGTACTGTACATCCATAAATTGCATCTGCTTTGCAGATTGTGAATTTTTCATATACATATTGACCACCGATTCTTTCATTATAATGTATCAAAGTTGTTTGAATTTGGTCAGGAATTGTTTTCGTGACTAATGAGTGCGAAGTACATGTGTATATTCATCACTACCAGCAGTCCAGCTACCAAAGTTCATAGTTTCTTCCAACTGATAGTCCTTTTAATTGTTTCGTTGAACTGCAACGCGGAAATTAAAACCTGCGATAGCCACATAAGCTTCTTAATCTGGAAACTTGATACGTTGAACTGCAACCGATAGTCTCACATGCTTTCGAGGAACTAAATTGACTTGATCAAACTGGAAACATCACCAAGTTCATACATTCTTCACTAGAACGTGAGGGAGATATATTTCAAGATACGGTTTACCAAAACCGAATGTTACCATGTTTATGTTTGGGCGCAAACCATGCCTGGTCAAATTTTCTCTGTAAACAAGACATTAGAAAGAAGGTAATGTCATTGACTAGCTTCTTAATCTACGTTTGTTTTACCTCTCAAAGTTACGCCTttgtgttttcggtttggtaAATTTTAGTCATTCTTGTTCACCACGTTGCAATTTATGTGTTGTAAACTTGTAATGTTGCTTACTTCTCAGATGCTACATAACATACCTCTTCCCTTGCCATGTGTAATGTTTTCGCAGTCACACCCAAGATCATCAACCTCTGTCATTTCAATAGGCTACGGATGAATAGTGAATGGATTATAATCCTTTCTCTTTTCATAGCCTAAGCCTTAAATTGTAACAACCTATGATGGTTTTCCTTCATTCATTGGTTTGTGAGGGAGGTTAGCAAACCGACTTCTCCAAGCAACTTGACGATTAAGATATGAAAagggaagaaaaagagagatgaaaagaaagaaaaaaaggtcCAAACTATAAAGTTTGTCTCTGATTCTATATGAACCACATGCACCTTCATGGTTTAAAAGAAGTTGATGTTattttgagaagaagaagaagaagaagaagaagacatcaacttctttcttcttctcaaaatAACATCAACTTCTTTTAAACCATGAAGGTTAGAGGTGCTCATCAATATGTAATATAAACCCTATGCAAGAGTAAGGGGATAATCCAAAGTCTcaaacaaaactacaaaaaaaacagaagacGACCAAAACTCCAAAAGAAAGGAACAGAGGTCAACAGTGAACTCCAAAACGCCAAAAGCAACTGTTTCAATAATTCTCTGTATGTTTGGTTTAGATAAAGTTTGTCGCCTAGTCACTAAAGCTTCGACTCCATTATTTGATATACTATATACGGACGTACTATATATGCATCTTTTAAGTTTCTCACTCACTAATCTCACGGGAGAAACTTACATGTTTGATCTGATTTAGACCAAAGCAAAGATTAAAGCTGCTCATTAATGGAGGCGTTGGCATAAGGCAAGTACATTAGTGCTGAAAAGGAAGCTTACCTTGGTCTTGGTCATGAAGACCAGCACTACTCTATTCTCTTTTACATGCAGAAACGACTTTCTCTCGCTATAATCTCACTGACATACACCACTCCATCAACCCCACTGCACCAACCGGAAACCGGCCAAAATTCCGACCAAAAACCAAACCTTTATCCAAATGTCCGGTAAAAATTCGAACTTTGATATGAAGCGGAGTTGGGTTGAGCAGCAAGAGGCGCTTCTACCTCTCCTTGTGGAGTTGAAGCTCCGGGAAATCTGTGAGGAACAAAAGAAACCTCGGCCGGAAGCTGACGTCATCCGGCAGCTCGCGGCCCAGGGTGAGGAGTCAGCAATGAAGATCCTGACGATAATCTCCAAGAGCGAAATCAGAAGCCTCGGCGGTTTTATCATCCACATGATCAAGAAGCACGGtagctcttcttcttcttctccgtcGCCGTCCAAAACGGTGCGTTCTGCTCATGTTCAGAGCCCAGGTGGCAGTTCAGAGACTCCTCGGAGGCTTCACTTCGGCCATCCAGGTAATGCTGAAGCAGTTTAGATTGTAAAGTTggaagcttttttttttcttttagtgTCCTGTAGGTGTTTGATGATATGATTAAGCTTAAAGGTTGAAGCTTTTTGTGTTGTAGAGCAACCTGGAAGCTGTAATGGGAGCTCTGTTGCTTATGTACAAGAGGGGTTTCGAGGTTTGTTATGCTTTTTGTGATCTCAATTTTGATGCATTGCATCGTGGTTATGTGTGTTTCCTTGTGTGTGAATGTGTTTAGAGTGCTGGGTGCAGGTGAGGCACTTGGTGACAGGTTAAATGTTGTTGGACGCTTACCTCACTGCAATGGTTCTCCGTGGAAAGCCGCCGGGAGTTGTTCTTATCAAAGATTGTATACTAATGGACAAGTGGATGAGAGGTCTCAAGGTTTGTCATATTTTGCTTTCTCAAGTTGATTTATTTGGTTGTGGATTTGTGGTTACCGCTGCTATATGACTAAACTTTGGGTGCAGGTGAGGCACTTAGTCATCTGGCACCTGTTATTGGACTATCAGCATATTCCTGTGGTTCTCAACTGGAAGCTGTAGGCACTTCTTCTCAATTACTGTCTGCCCCTGTCCAATTTAGTGACAAGTTTCAAGGTTTGTCACTACTTTCACCTTTTTATGTTGATTTGATTGTGCTGTGATGGATGGTGTTATATGACTTTGGTAAAGCTTTTGGTGTAGGTGAGGCACATACTGCTCTAGACCAACCCAGTGGAGAATCACCATATTATTGCTCAGGCTCTCCATTCAAGGTGGCACGTACTTGTCCTTGTCAAAGCCCGTCTACCCCTGTTGCTCGTGTACAACTTGAGAAGAGGTTTCAAGGTCTGTCATACtttcattttctcaatttgAAGCATTTTGTTGGGGTCAGCAGTGTTTTATGATGAAAGCTTTTGGTGCAGGTGGGGTATTAACTTATCAGACTCCTGTTCAAGGGGAACCACTATATGCCACTAGTTGTTCTCCATCAAAGGCCGTTTGCATCTCACCATATCATAGACTGTCTGCTGATGTTATTCCTGTACAACTTCATAAGAGGTTTCAAGGTCCGTCATACTTTCACTTTCTCAGTTTCATGCAAATCATTGTGGTCAGTAGTTACTATGATTATAACGCCTTGATAAAATCATTGTGGGCTCGGTGTGAGTGTGTGCTTCTGCAGGTGACAATCTCACTAGGTCCTCAGTTACCGACAAACCTGAAGGCCATGGAGAAGCACACTTGGTAGCTCTGGGAGAACTTGAATATAGAAAACAATTTCTCATATTGAGTTACGCTGGAGGGTAAGGAACATTTCCTCCTTTGTGATTTGCTTTGCTTATTTGGCAGCTAGTCTTGGTTGAATTATTTACCTGCCTTTTGGGTGGTCATTTTGTGTTTATTTGTCAGAATGAAGTTGAAAGATCTTATAGCAGTTGAAGACATTCGCCATTGGAAAGATTTCCCCATGGTAACGTTTGAGAGCACAGTTTGGGAAAATCTAGGTCGAAAATGCATCAGCACCGAAGACCGTAGATTGGTAAATTCCTTTCTCTAATTATTGTACGAGATTGATTACTCTGATCTGTAATTTTAGGTATAGTCAGCCATTATGAAATCTTTCAGGATGTAAAAATTATTATCATCATGTGTAAGTGTACTGGATACAAGTACACTTGGCTGTGCCGTGCATCAAATTGATCATTTGAGCCCTTGCCTAAGTAATTATTAATCAAGCATTTAGCTTTAAGATGCATTATAAAAAATCATTGTTAAGATCTTTAATACAAGCACAAGCCTACCTCCATTTATTTTTGATGACCCTTTTTGATGTATTATAGAACTTTGATTGGGATTCTGGAAGCACATACGTCTATCACTGTTACGTCAACGTGGATGGGAGTTACCAATTCAAGGTTTGCATGCTTACCTCTCTGTTAGTAATTTAATGCTTTTGTTTCTATGTTTACAACTGTGTATATTATAGAGGGAAGTTGATACTAAATAAGAGAAACAGTAATGTAAATATTATATCATGAAATGTGGTTTCAGTAAAACTGTGGATCTACTCCTTCAGTAAGGTGGGATCCAGGTATTCTTTCAGGTAGTGTGGAGGTTCCAAGTTCAAATCCTTCCCATACAGGGTAAACTCCAAAAATCATATTATTTAATACATGTAATACAGGAATCTAATAGTCAACTGGAACTTGCATGTTCTAATTCCCATTCTAAGTAAGACCAAAGTTCCCTCTAGCCATCTGTGATTAGCCCTCTGCAATTCTCTTTTGGAAGTTGACTTAATAGCATAAATGAGCAATTTCCACTGAATCCCATGCATTCATTTCCTATTCAGTAATAATTTCACGGTCCCATAACCGTTGTTGGCTTCTTGCAGATGTTTTATAACTGATGTTGTTTCTCGAATTCGAATGCAGGGCCCTTATCTATACAAAATAAGAAGGACACTCCTACAGAAAGAATTAGGAGATGACAATGTTTTAATGGTGAAGTTTGCCAAAGAAGAGGTGCAGAGGTGTCAAATACCTGCTGGTGACATTAATTATTCTACGTATATGAAGGTTGCAAGAGAAGGAATTCTTGTTGGTTTGAGGCGATATCGTTTCTTTGGTATGCTTTTAATGCCTTCTGATGGTGAATTTGAACTTTGAGCTTTTGAGATGTTTTACTTCCCTAACCAGTTTTGAGATATTCAATTCTGTATTATTTTAATTCTTTTCATGATGAATATTTAATCAAGTGAAGATCATTTGAGGTCCTGGATGGACATTTCTTTAGTTGAACGGGGTAGGTCTTTGGAATCACTGGTCATAGCTTGGGTATAGTACTGGTTGAAAAGGCTGAAACCTCAGCTCGGCTAAAGGCACCTTAAACTACTCATACCTGATAGGGAAAGGAGCATCAATGTATTGAGTAGGCAGGGTTTATAGTCAGCAAATAAAAAGAATTGCGTACTATCCTCAAAGAACTGAATTGATATAagatttttaaatataaaattgGAATGAAGGATTTAAGCCATACTTCCTATGAAACAATGTTTGAGTAAACAGATAACCGATTTTTACATCAGAATAGTTTCTTTCCATATGTATGTCGTGTGCGCGCCATCCATAATAGTAATAAGCCATAAGATAAGTTATTAGGAGGTTTATGGattttctcttcattcttAATGCCCAAAACACCTTTTAATTTATCAAGATTTTCAGACCATTATTCCTATGGGGTTTTAACCTATTATCAATTCTTGAAAATGTTGTATTTGTAGCTTTGAATTTTTGAGGATCCTAGTAGCATTGATTATCATCTTTCTACCTTTCGTATGGTTATAAAACAGTGTTCAAAGATGGTGGTaatgaggagaaaaagaaagatccAACCTCATCAGCTGtcaaatgttactttgttcgAGTGGCATCTGATGCAGCGATAGACCAAGATGTCTATTACAAGCTATCTAATAGAACAATGCATGAAGCCAGATGCCTTTTCATGCATGCACATACTCTGGCTAGTGTCGATAACTACATGATTAGGTATGTAAATTTTGTAGCACTGTTGTTAATTTTCCAAATGCTATTATATAGCACTTTTCCTTTACGATTCTGTAGTACCATTCTTGTTGGGGATCCAGGTTTTCACTCATTTTGTCCAAGACAACAAGCTTAAAAGTAGATTGGTCACTTGTCACGGTTGAACACATTGAGGAAGAATACTGTCTCGTATGATCCTTAACTGTATTTTTTCATGAACTTCCTTCCTTTCCTTTTTCGGTTCATTTTTCACTTTTAAATGcagtatatttatataaaaatttccTTTATTGTCAACTGCAGGATGAATCTGGTAATCGTATCTATAGAGATGAAAAACCTCTTATACATACTGATGGAACCGGATTCATATCTGAGGATTTGGCTTTACTTTGTCCAAAGATAGAAGCGAAAGGGCAGTGGATCAGCGATGAACACATGAAGGTTCCCAATTCTAAGTGTTAAATagtttttatatttgttttaattagcTATACCTTGAAGATCATGGTTAAATTATCTTCACAATTAGTGGCATCTGGCttatcaaaataaattttcttaaaatgagtgCTTGCAAAGCATACAAGCTTGAGTTTCTATGATTATATCTGAAATTAGGGTTAATACCGCCAATTTTTGGTTATGCTGCGTTCATATTAGTAATATGAAAATGGGTCAGGAAAAAATTGGTTGATGTAACAATATTTCGAGTATTGCTTCTAGGACAAGctgttatttattttatactatACATGTAGTTTAATAAAAATCAAACAGAAATGTACTTTCAAACAGATACAAAGACTTACTTTTTTCTGCAATTAAGTTTCATTTCCCTGCGTTATAGTTTCCTGGAATcgactgtttttttttttttatctcctctcttctctcagTTTCTATGGTTGAGTCCAATCTGCATATAATTCTCATAGCTTCATAATATGTAATTATGTTCTGTGTTGTCCTTGTCCAAAGATGCAAATGTCTTCTACATTCTCTCTGCATGCTTATCCTGtagtttatgatttatttagGGACTTCTTGCTCCTGAtgaagttgaagataacaatATGGAAAAGAAACGGCCATGTCTTCGAACTGAAGAACCGGTATGCAAATAAGTATTCTGGATGTTCTTCTCTTTTCCAGACTCTGTTGTGCTTCACAACTCCTTTTTTAGCACACAATATATTCTCATATccttttcccttttttttccCTCTCCTTTTGTAGCCTTTGCTCATACAGTGCCGATTTTTTCACAATGGCAGTGCTTCTAAAGGAACATTTCTTGTTAATAAAAAGGTATTACAGTTGTCATTTTTTCTGAAACGACTTTACCTGGTGGAGATAATGCTCTTTTCtcctatttatatttatatttttatgtttaaaAAGCTCCCTCAGATTGTGGTTTCATTGCTAAAATATATTGAGTAACACTATCAATCAGATTCAGCTTGATAACAATCAAAATTTAGGGAATAGTTCTTAGTGCCAATTACTAGCATCTGAATTTAAGTAACACTATCTGTCAGATTTGGCTTGATAACAATGCAAACTTTAGGGCATAGTTCTTAGCTCCAATTACTGGCTTCTGAATTCCCTTCTTTTAGTATACACCATTTTCAGTTGTTATGTCGAAATTTGCAGCTTCAATCGAAGAGAATCCAGATTCGACCATCAATGCTTAAAGTTAAGACAGATCCAACCATTTCCAAAAGTATTCAATCACTGAACTCCTTGGAAATAGTTGGCACCAGGTATATTCAGATTTAGTCACTATCTTTGCgttaatttgtttcttttcaccACTCAATTGATATAAAATATAGTTGGTCATTACCATATGTGGATATGTTTCCAAAATTAGTCACATATATTCACTTGTTGAACAATGAATTGTTCGCAGCTTATATATTTAACAATATAAGATCAGGAGAATGAACTTATTATATCTATGGAAACTTCGTTTTTCAGTACTCCCCCTAGGAATACACATTTATCAAGGATATTAATTGCACTTCTAATGCATGGAGGGGTACCGGAAGAATTTTTCATCCAGATTTTAAATAAAGCTTTGGAAGATGCTCATGGTGTTTTCTGCAAGACGCGACCAGCTCTCAGAGGTACATTATAGTGCTTAGAAGTTAAAGCTGATAGATTTACAttactttttctttcttcttcttatgtTTCAGATTTTTTGGGGTCAAGTTGGCAACCAATTTCTTGCTTTGGTTTATATTCTAGCAATTTCCTGTTCTTCGTTTTCagttattgttgttttattgGTACCCATCATTCATTTCACAGTTGCTGAGAAGTATGGTGAGATTGATGACaatttctctgcaaaattAATGATCTCATTCGGTATACCTCTCGAAGAATCATACTTGCGGTTTCGTCTGTCAATTCTCATGAAAGAGGAAAACAACAGCCTTCGAAAAGGGAGACTTTATATTCCTGATTCCTATAATCTGATGGGAACTGCTGATCCTACAGGGACTTTAAAAAAAGATGAAGTCTGTGTTATCCTGTATGTATAATTTTCTGGCTCCCTTCCTTGTCACATATAATATGAAATACAGTTCAGAATTTGATGCCACATCTTATATCTACGATGATACAGCTAGATTGAATCAAAATATTCCTTTGATTGTATATCCCATATGTACCAAGTATGTTATAGTATGTACACGCACctattttgttttactttatCTGATCAGTAGTATTTCTTGTGATTCAacagaaatattattattttaatctcTGCAGTGAGACCTATTCAAATTATACTTGAAGCAATCTTTTGTTGCAATATTACATGTGTTGTGTTTTTGCTTAATTTCTTATTAAATGTATGGATTTTAGTGTCAACAAACATTTTCCTTAAATCTCTGTTTTGGTCTGATGTAGGAAGGATGGACAACTTTCAGGAAAGGTACTGGTGTACAGGTATCCGGGTTTACACTTTGGGGATATTCATGTTTTAAAAGCCGTCTATGTAAAGCAGCTTGATTCTGTTGTTGGAAATGCCAAATATGGTATACTCTTCTCTTGCAAAGGTCCCCGTTCTATTGCTGATGAAATGGGTGGTGGAGATTTTGATGGTGATCTCTACTGGGTCTCAAGAAACCCTCAGGTTGGTGACTTGGCATTGACATAAAGCATAGATTGGTTCCTTGAAAAGTTTGGCATGCGTAGATCCAGAATTACTTGGCCAATATATGAAATTGCAGATTTTGTTCATGCCTCTGAAGTCTTACTCTCATCTGTTTTCTTTCACCCCATACTTTGTTAAGTTTCTTATGCATTCATTTCATGCTAGTGAAGTAAAACTCCATATCCTTTCAAGTTATCAGT
This genomic interval from Argentina anserina chromosome 1, drPotAnse1.1, whole genome shotgun sequence contains the following:
- the LOC126782577 gene encoding probable RNA-dependent RNA polymerase 3, with amino-acid sequence MSGKNSNFDMKRSWVEQQEALLPLLVELKLREICEEQKKPRPEADVIRQLAAQGEESAMKILTIISKSEIRSLGGFIIHMIKKHGSSSSSSPSPSKTVRSAHVQSPGGSSETPRRLHFGHPEQPGSCNGSSVAYVQEGFRGEALGDRLNVVGRLPHCNGSPWKAAGSCSYQRLYTNGQVDERSQGEALSHLAPVIGLSAYSCGSQLEAVGTSSQLLSAPVQFSDKFQGEAHTALDQPSGESPYYCSGSPFKVARTCPCQSPSTPVARVQLEKRFQGGVLTYQTPVQGEPLYATSCSPSKAVCISPYHRLSADVIPVQLHKRFQGDNLTRSSVTDKPEGHGEAHLVALGELEYRKQFLILSYAGGMKLKDLIAVEDIRHWKDFPMVTFESTVWENLGRKCISTEDRRLNFDWDSGSTYVYHCYVNVDGSYQFKGPYLYKIRRTLLQKELGDDNVLMVKFAKEEVQRCQIPAGDINYSTYMKVAREGILVGLRRYRFFVFKDGGNEEKKKDPTSSAVKCYFVRVASDAAIDQDVYYKLSNRTMHEARCLFMHAHTLASVDNYMIRFSLILSKTTSLKVDWSLVTVEHIEEEYCLDESGNRIYRDEKPLIHTDGTGFISEDLALLCPKIEAKGQWISDEHMKGLLAPDEVEDNNMEKKRPCLRTEEPPLLIQCRFFHNGSASKGTFLVNKKLQSKRIQIRPSMLKVKTDPTISKSIQSLNSLEIVGTSTPPRNTHLSRILIALLMHGGVPEEFFIQILNKALEDAHGVFCKTRPALRVAEKYGEIDDNFSAKLMISFGIPLEESYLRFRLSILMKEENNSLRKGRLYIPDSYNLMGTADPTGTLKKDEVCVILKDGQLSGKVLVYRYPGLHFGDIHVLKAVYVKQLDSVVGNAKYGILFSCKGPRSIADEMGGGDFDGDLYWVSRNPQLLEWYKPSAPWIEASVFTKKDPSRSPSDLSPEDLEDVLFKSFLTNRFEPSFDMSEAADNWLAWMDRFLTLGDNNMPEKNGVKEKILKLVDLYYTALDAAKKGVKVVIPKELKAARFPHYMGKNNSYPSTSVLGLIYNRVDEYQTEERSLKEVEKLPAFDKREVPDACLDKWEKLYQQYREEMASAMDDGDKQSKNQSADVVIRNYKKILYEANDFEESRRPIEEIYNEAHAIYHVCYDHAKRKESVTLCSFAWRVAGKALCQLHARIKNERFCIIVSSVLKEIL